A genomic window from Flintibacter sp. KGMB00164 includes:
- a CDS encoding hemolysin III family protein yields the protein MFHETAVPARPLISVPRPRRRKEVRDPYDGLRPWSAITHGIGAALAVVGTVFLTVQSAWMGKWGNLVLFLIYGLSMVCLYTASTLYHCVNTTRSKRIALRKYDHCSIYLLIAGSYTPVCLTVLREDGGLPLLIAIWGLAVAGVVLTIAKLDIPRWLTSVIYLVMGWLALFAIVPLSQRMPGLGMFWLILGGVLYTVGGVLYAVKWPGRSNPRFGCHEIFHVFILLGSIAHFMMMAQVIAYL from the coding sequence ATGTTCCATGAAACTGCAGTTCCGGCCAGACCTTTGATTTCTGTGCCCCGTCCCCGGAGGCGGAAAGAGGTGCGGGACCCCTATGACGGCCTGCGGCCCTGGTCAGCCATTACCCACGGGATTGGAGCAGCGCTGGCGGTGGTAGGGACGGTATTTCTCACCGTTCAGTCTGCGTGGATGGGCAAATGGGGAAACCTGGTGCTCTTTCTGATTTACGGGTTATCTATGGTGTGCCTGTATACGGCCAGCACCCTGTACCACTGTGTGAATACCACCCGTTCTAAGCGCATAGCCCTGCGCAAATATGACCACTGCTCCATTTATCTGCTCATTGCCGGCAGCTACACCCCCGTATGCCTCACGGTGCTGCGGGAAGATGGCGGACTGCCCCTGCTTATTGCCATCTGGGGGCTGGCTGTGGCCGGCGTGGTGCTTACCATCGCCAAGCTGGATATCCCTCGGTGGCTCACCAGCGTTATCTACCTGGTGATGGGCTGGCTGGCCCTGTTCGCCATCGTTCCTCTGTCCCAGCGGATGCCTGGGCTGGGTATGTTCTGGCTCATTCTGGGCGGAGTTTTATACACGGTGGGCGGTGTGCTCTACGCGGTGAAGTGGCCCGGGCGCAGCAACCCCCGCTTTGGCTGCCACGAGATTTTCCATGTATTCATCCTCCTGGGCTCCATTGCCCACTTTATGATGATGGCTCAGGTCATTGCCTATCTTTAA
- a CDS encoding ATP-dependent Clp protease ATP-binding subunit, giving the protein MADCRFTSTALGAIRLAQENAARLGHSYVGSEHLLLGLASQEYSTAARLLREEGAGSPRLRVCIAQLVGTGVPGRTLHQGLTPNCCQAIQQAAAEAKKLGQPAVNAEHLLLGLLRDSTSSAVRLLGECGVDRARLSQRLSAALGGEDSISRVMRSREPERSGGDTRQLDQCARDLTAMAGQGQLDPVIGREAELERLIQILSRRTKNNPALIGEPGVGKTAVVEGLALAIADGTAPAHLLGKRVCALDLSAMVAGTKYRGEFEEKLKHVLQEVRRAGNVILFIDELHTIVGAGSAEGAIDAANILKPALSRGEIQVIGATTLDEYRKYIEKDSALERRFQPITVRQPTRDQTLAILRGLRGRYEAHHHITISDKALEAAVDLSIRYLPERFLPDKAIDLMDEAASQARLSSHTLPPELQRLEQRAVQAGRQLTQAIRKQDFEKAAMLRDAEGDFRKELEAGKKRWRQGHPQKTVEESHIRAVLSQWTGVPVSDPTQHDRKALEELEQSLERTVLGQEQAVKTVARAVRRGRLGLKDPRRPVGCFLLLGPSGVGKTQLCRSLAQTLFGSSEALIRFDMSEYMEAHSVSRLIGSPPGYVGHEEGGQLTERVRRSPWSVVLLDELEKAHRDIWSVLLQVMEEGVLTDSQGRKTDFRNTVLVMTSNLGARHFQQKTRLGFGSGTESDRKALEGEVLSEAKQTFAPEFLNRLDAALVFHPLGEETLVSITRQLLDETGKRLESLGVTMQVEEDAVRLLAKKGSHRDYGARPLRRAIAAWVEDPAADLLLSGQCQRGGGLHVLVQENRVRVECLTGGNSACDII; this is encoded by the coding sequence ATGGCCGATTGCCGTTTTACATCCACTGCCCTGGGGGCCATTCGTCTGGCCCAGGAGAACGCCGCCCGTCTGGGACACAGCTATGTAGGCAGTGAACATCTGCTGCTGGGGCTGGCCAGCCAGGAGTACAGCACTGCCGCCCGTCTGCTGCGGGAGGAGGGAGCGGGCAGCCCCCGCCTGCGGGTTTGTATCGCCCAGCTGGTGGGCACCGGGGTGCCCGGGCGCACTCTGCACCAGGGGCTGACCCCCAACTGCTGCCAGGCCATTCAGCAGGCGGCGGCAGAGGCCAAAAAGCTGGGACAGCCGGCAGTCAATGCGGAGCATCTGCTGCTGGGCCTGCTGCGGGACAGTACCAGCTCAGCTGTACGGCTGCTGGGGGAGTGCGGGGTGGACCGTGCCCGGCTCAGTCAGCGCTTGTCCGCCGCCCTGGGAGGCGAGGATAGCATCTCCAGGGTCATGCGCAGCCGGGAGCCCGAGCGCAGCGGGGGAGACACCCGCCAACTGGACCAGTGTGCCCGGGACCTTACCGCCATGGCCGGCCAGGGGCAGCTGGACCCGGTGATCGGCCGGGAGGCGGAGCTGGAGCGGCTGATCCAAATCCTCTCCCGCCGCACGAAAAACAACCCCGCTCTCATCGGAGAACCAGGTGTAGGCAAAACCGCGGTGGTGGAGGGATTGGCTCTGGCCATTGCCGACGGAACTGCACCTGCCCATTTGTTGGGTAAACGGGTGTGCGCTCTGGATCTGTCCGCCATGGTGGCAGGCACCAAATACCGGGGGGAGTTTGAGGAGAAGCTCAAGCATGTGCTCCAGGAGGTGCGCCGGGCGGGCAATGTGATTTTGTTCATCGATGAGCTGCACACCATCGTGGGGGCAGGCAGCGCGGAGGGAGCCATTGACGCGGCCAACATCCTGAAACCTGCCCTCTCCAGGGGAGAGATTCAGGTCATCGGCGCCACCACCCTGGATGAGTACCGCAAATATATTGAAAAGGACTCCGCCCTGGAGCGCCGCTTCCAGCCCATCACAGTGCGTCAGCCCACTCGGGACCAGACCCTGGCCATCCTCCGGGGACTGCGGGGGAGGTATGAGGCCCACCACCATATCACCATCTCGGACAAGGCTCTGGAGGCGGCGGTGGACCTGTCCATTCGCTATCTGCCCGAGCGGTTTTTGCCGGATAAGGCCATCGACCTGATGGACGAGGCGGCCTCCCAGGCACGGCTGTCCAGCCACACGCTGCCTCCTGAGCTGCAGCGGCTGGAGCAGCGGGCAGTCCAGGCGGGGCGGCAGCTCACCCAGGCCATCCGCAAGCAGGATTTTGAAAAGGCGGCCATGCTCCGGGATGCGGAGGGGGACTTTCGCAAGGAACTAGAGGCGGGGAAAAAGCGCTGGCGGCAGGGCCATCCCCAGAAAACCGTGGAGGAGAGCCACATCCGAGCGGTGCTGTCCCAGTGGACCGGGGTGCCGGTGAGCGATCCCACCCAGCACGACCGAAAGGCGCTGGAGGAACTGGAACAGTCCCTGGAGCGCACGGTGCTGGGCCAGGAGCAGGCGGTAAAGACGGTGGCCCGGGCGGTACGCCGGGGAAGGCTGGGGCTGAAGGACCCCAGAAGGCCGGTGGGGTGCTTTTTGCTGCTGGGTCCCAGCGGCGTGGGCAAGACCCAGCTGTGCCGCAGTCTGGCCCAGACCCTGTTCGGCAGCTCGGAAGCTCTCATCCGCTTTGACATGTCGGAATATATGGAGGCACACAGCGTCTCCCGACTCATCGGCTCACCCCCCGGCTATGTGGGCCACGAGGAGGGGGGACAGCTCACCGAGCGGGTGCGGCGCAGCCCCTGGTCGGTGGTGCTGCTGGACGAGCTGGAGAAGGCACACCGGGATATCTGGTCGGTACTGCTGCAGGTGATGGAGGAGGGAGTGCTCACCGACAGTCAGGGACGAAAGACCGACTTTCGGAATACCGTATTGGTGATGACCTCCAACCTGGGGGCGCGGCACTTCCAGCAAAAGACCCGTCTGGGCTTTGGGAGCGGGACGGAGAGTGACCGGAAAGCCCTGGAGGGGGAGGTACTCTCCGAGGCGAAACAGACCTTTGCGCCCGAGTTTCTAAACCGTCTGGACGCCGCTCTGGTGTTCCATCCCCTGGGGGAGGAGACACTGGTATCCATTACCCGGCAGCTGCTGGATGAGACAGGCAAACGGTTGGAGAGCTTGGGGGTCACCATGCAGGTAGAGGAGGACGCGGTGCGGCTGCTGGCCAAGAAGGGCAGCCACCGGGACTATGGGGCACGGCCGCTGCGCCGGGCCATTGCCGCCTGGGTGGAGGACCCTGCCGCCGACCTGCTGCTGTCCGGCCAGTGCCAGCGGGGAGGCGGACTGCATGTGCTGGTACAGGAGAATCGGGTGCGGGTGGAGTGCCTGACGGGAGGAAACTCTGCATGTGATATAATCTAG
- a CDS encoding 4Fe-4S binding protein, which produces MAYVISDACISCGSCADACPVGAIAQGADHYEINAGACLDCGSCADSCPMSAISQG; this is translated from the coding sequence ATGGCCTATGTCATCAGCGATGCCTGCATCAGCTGTGGTTCCTGCGCCGATGCCTGCCCCGTGGGCGCCATCGCTCAGGGTGCTGACCACTACGAGATCAACGCCGGCGCTTGCCTGGACTGCGGTTCCTGCGCCGATAGCTGCCCCATGAGCGCCATCTCCCAGGGCTGA